The following nucleotide sequence is from Oncorhynchus keta strain PuntledgeMale-10-30-2019 unplaced genomic scaffold, Oket_V2 Un_contig_16867_pilon_pilon, whole genome shotgun sequence.
cagcccataggaatagtaactaaacactcagcccagaggtatagtcactaaacactcagcccagaggtatagtaactaaacactcagcccagtgGCATAGTAATCCTGGCAGTATGTCTCCACCCAGGACCCTGGAGAGTGGTCTACACTGCAGTATGTCGCCACCCAGGACCCTGGAGAGTGGTCTACACTGCAGTATGTCTCCACCCAGGACCCTGGAGAGTGGTCTACACTGCAGTATGTCTCCACCCAGGACCCTGGAGAGTCGTCTACACTGCAGTATGTCTCCACCCAGGACCCTGGAGAGTGGTCTACACTGCAGTATGTCTCCACCCAGGACCCTGGAGAGTGGTCTACACTGCAGTATGTCTCCACCCAGGACCCTGGAGAGTCGTCTACACTGCAGTATGTCGCCACCCAGGACCCTGGAGAGTGGTCTACACTGCAGTATGTCTCCACCCAGGACCCTGGAGAGTGGTCTACACTGCAGTATGTCTCCACCCAGGACCCTGGAGAGTGGTCTACACTGCAGTATGTCTCCACCCAGGACCCTGGAGAGTGGTCTACACTGCAGTATGTCTCCACCCAGGACCCTGGAGAGTGGTCTACACTGCAGTATGTCTCCACCCAGGACCCTGGAGAGTGGTCTACACTGCAGTATGTCTCCACCCAGGACCCTGGAGAGTGGTCTACACTGCAGTATGTCTCCAAACAATATTCTCTGCATGTTTATAGTTAAGGAACTGGTTGACCTCAGAACATAAAGGACTCGAGAGGAGGTAGGACTGGAGGTTCAGGCTATTAGAGAAGAGACGAGTTGTGATGGTTTATAACACAATGAAGtggagacagtacagtacagttggggGCAATATGGACTATACAGGACAAGAGagaataggttaggggaggggaggggagaggttaggggaacggagaggagaggagatgaggggagaggagaggcaataTGGACTatacaggacaggagagaagaggttaggggaggggagaggttaggggaacggagaggagaggagatgagaggagaggagaggagaggagaggcaataTGGACTATACAGGACAGGAGagaataggttaggggaggggagaggttaggggaacggagaggagaggagatgagaggagatgagaggcaaTATGGACTatacaggacaggagagaagaggttaggggaggggaggggaggggagaggttaggggaacggagaggagaggagaggcaataTGGactatacaggacaggacagaagagGTTAGGGGAGGGGCGAGGTTAGgggaacggagaggagaggagatgagagagagaggagaggagaggagaggagaagaggcgaTATGGGCGATACAGGAGAggttaggggaggggagggaggggagagtttTGGGGGAacgaaggggagaggagaggagaagagaagaggcgaTATGGGCGATACAGGAGAggttaggggaggggaggggaggggagagttttggggaacggagaggagaggagaggagatgagaggagaggagcattaAAAACAGCCTTGACAGGTGTCTCTCCATCTCAAAGCCCAGCCAAAGACACATTAAGACACATAAACAAGACGACTCAGGAAATCTGCCAATGATAATCATTGTCCTGACTGTGCTCACCACTGCTAAGACTATTTTAAGGAGCCTCATTCAAAGGTAAAATCAAGTTCATCTGTattaatacaaataaaatggCTACGAGGCTGGGATGAGGATAGTATTTTTCCCAAGGAAAGGATCGACATGGAAAAGTCATCTTTCCCATGAAGCAGCCTGAACAAAGTAATATCCTGATAGGTAGAATGCACACTAACAAATGGCAggcattttttaaatgaataaaaAAGCAAGTTGATTGAGAAGGAGTATATTTTATTTTGATTAATGTCTGGAGCCTG
It contains:
- the LOC127919516 gene encoding salivary glue protein Sgs-4-like; translated protein: MSPPRTLESGLHCSMSPPRTLESGLHCSMSPPRTLESGLHCSMSPPRTLESRLHCSMSPPRTLESGLHCSMSPPRTLESGLHCSMSPPRTLESRLHCSMSPPRTLESGLHCSMSPPRTLESGLHCSMSPPRTLESGLHCSMSPPRTLESGLHCSMSPPRTLESGLHCSMSPPRTLESGLHCSMSPPRTLESGLHC